A segment of the Neochlamydia sp. S13 genome:
GTTTTCAACGAACCATTAATAATTTCTTGCAAGACATCGACTTCCAAAATCGATAACTCTGCCATAAAGAGACGATTTTCAATGTCTCTACGATAGTTATAATCCGTTAAAACTATTTTATTTTTTCGAGTAGTAAAAGTGGGCATAGGCTTTCTTTAAAGGATTTATTGTTTCTTGCTGGAAAGCTCGTTAGCGATCAAAGTTAGTGAAGAAGGTTTACAAAAGCAGAGGAATATTTCAATTCAATTGTTGAAAACATTGTATTTTAAAATGTTATTATTGACAACCCTTTTATTTGGCTAGGCTTTGGGGAATGCGAGTGTTTAAGCCTGGCAAAAAAATTGATTTATTAAATGTTTTTTGTATAATCCTTTTTGTTGAACTATCTACCCCGACAGGGGGGGTAGGGACTAATTAAAATTTTAACAAAAGTGTAAACTTAAGTGACCATAGAAAAATTTCCTCTTTCCTCACAGGATTTGATGATAGAATTTGCAGAGTTAATGACAGAGACTCTCTTAAAAAGAGATGTACACCATGCCGACCCTTTTGAGGTTTACGCACATCGTTTAAGGAGTCATTTCTATAATTGCCCTGAAAGATTTAAACGGCATTTTGCGGAAGGCTATTGCTTGTTAGTCAAGGAGCTTGAAAAAGAATCTATTCATTGAGATCTTCTCGGGAAACAATCCAAAACGCAATCTCTGGATAATCGTGGGTAATTTTATCTGCCCATCGCTGAGCCTCTTCTTTAGAACGAAACATAAGGGCTGTAGTAGCTAATCCATCAGCTAGTGCGCACGAAGGGGCTAAAACACTTGCGCTAGCCACATTTTCCCTCGTTATAATAAGAGGTGTAAGATTAACAGGGTCAAGAATATGAAAATAGGTAGTAGTTTGATAAGCATTGTCGCCTTTCTTAGCTTTTATCGCCCAGCTTTGAAAATAATCCCCACTTGTAGCAATCGCTTGATTGCGTAAATTTATCTTAGCGATAGCGTTTTCTGGATTAATATTTCCCAAACGGCTAATAAAAATATTCCAAGGTCTACCCTGAGGATGCTCCCCCATGGTCCTTATTTCTCCCCCCCATTCCACAAATAGATTCGTATAGCCTGCTTCATTAAGCCTATCAGTAAGTAAATCTACGCAATAGCCTTTAGCGATTCCTCCAAGGTCTAGTTGAATATCGTCTAAATCTTTATGAAATTTTCCGTGGCCAAAAT
Coding sequences within it:
- a CDS encoding FAD:protein FMN transferase yields the protein MTINYRILIGHPLSASEKALVSKIIRDTFEEVNHIYNKWNPFSELSCLNQLKAGTVVSISTELEQLLKLTGKIVLLSEGRFDPTIEPLQALWKKHLEQGQIPSEGAILSVAATIGWNKIHFGHGKFHKDLDDIQLDLGGIAKGYCVDLLTDRLNEAGYTNLFVEWGGEIRTMGEHPQGRPWNIFISRLGNINPENAIAKINLRNQAIATSGDYFQSWAIKAKKGDNAYQTTTYFHILDPVNLTPLIITRENVASASVLAPSCALADGLATTALMFRSKEEAQRWADKITHDYPEIAFWIVSREDLNE